In the genome of Triticum urartu cultivar G1812 chromosome 5, Tu2.1, whole genome shotgun sequence, one region contains:
- the LOC125556196 gene encoding cyclin-D4-1-like — MAPSYEMAASILLCAEDSSSIFGFGDEQEAAAGARASPSPYCGGELAVEFPLPSEECVARWVATEAEHMPREDYAERLRAGGVDLRVRVDAVDWIWKVHTYYGFGSITACLALNYMDRFLSLYQIPEGKAWMTQLLSVACLSLAAKMDETSVPQSIDLQVAGDARYVFEAKTIQRMELLVLSTLKWRMQAVTPFSYLDYFLHQLCGGNAPSRQAVRDATELILCISRGTSCLEFRPSEIAATVAAAVAGEEHAAHKAACCTHVDKERVLSCHEAMIQATGATVPPPKTAGLRSAYSPAMSAPRSPTGVLDLDAGYLSCTSDGASTTTITMASSPPPASSGFDSSPVSRKRRKISR; from the exons ATGGCTCCCAGCTACGAGATGGCCGCCTCCATCCTGCTCTGCGCCGAGGACAGCAGCAGCATCTTCGGCTTCGGCGACGAGCAGGAGGCGGCAGCGGGAGCGAGGGCGAGCCCGTCGCCGTACTGCGGTGGCGAGCTGGCCGTGGAGTTCCCGCTGCCGTCCGAGGAGTGCGTGGCCCGCTGGGTGGCGACGGAGGCGGAGCACATGCCCAGGGAGGACTACGCGGAGAGGCTCCGCGCCGGGGGCGTGGATCTCCGCGTGCGGGTGGACGCCGTCGACTGGATATGGAAG GTTCACACGTACTACGGCTTCGGCTCTATCACAGCCTGCTTGGCCCTCAACTACATGGACCGCTTCCTCTCGCTCTACCAGATACCG GAGGGCAAGGCTTGGATGACGCAGCTGCTATCGGTGGCGTGCCTGTCTCTTGCTGCCAAGATGGACGAAACTTCCGTGCCTCAGTCCATCGACCTGCAGGTGGCCGGGGACGCGCGGTACGTGTTCGAGGCGAAGACGATCCAGAGGATGGAGCTGCTGGTCCTGAGCACGCTCAAATGGCGGATGCAGGCCGTCACCCCCTTCTCCTACCTCGACTACTTCCTCCACCAGCTGTGCGGCGGCAATGCGCCGTCGAGGCAGGCCGTCCGGGACGCCACGGAGCTCATCCTCTGCATATCCAGAg GGACGAGCTGCCTGGAGTTCCGGCCCTCGGAGATCGCCGCGACGGTGGCCGCcgccgtggccggggaagaacaCGCCGCCCATAAGGCGGCTTGCTGCACCCACGTAGATAAG GAGCGGGTGCTGAGTTGCCATGAAGCGATGATCCAGGCCACCGGCGCCACCGTGCCACCACCTAAAACTGCAGGCCTGCGCAGTGCCTACTCCCCCGCCATGTCTGCTCCCCGGAGCCCGACCGGGGTGCTGGACCTGGACGCCGGCTACCTCAGCTGCACAAGCGATGGCGCCAGCACGACGACGATCACCATGGCatcgtcgccgccgcccgcgagCTCTGGATTCGACAGCTCCCCGGTCAGCAGAAAGAGGAGGAAGATCAGCAGATGA